One genomic window of Verrucomicrobiia bacterium includes the following:
- a CDS encoding ABC transporter ATP-binding protein: MSNSNADIRIEGLRKSFGGRDVLRDVNLEVPAGSIFGFLGLNGAGKTTLIRILLGLLQPDAGRCLMAGIDPLTQPIEARRRIGYMAENQVMYGWMRVNELIEWVALFYPAWDATLAEDLLQRMRLDPSQKVGALSKGQTSRLALLLALSHRPKLVILDDPTLGLDPIARRDLLRDMIGHLQDQGITVFFSSHLLYEIEPICDRVAILHEGRILRCAPVDELRENIKRLVFQSSQYIDTSKLPGLLDIQSYDGQLAVTVEDVDATRRALGPIHPLREVDLNLDEIFEAYVTGRREAPHAG; encoded by the coding sequence ATGAGCAACTCCAATGCTGACATTCGAATCGAAGGCCTGCGCAAATCCTTCGGTGGCCGTGACGTTCTGCGCGACGTGAATCTTGAAGTTCCCGCAGGTTCCATCTTCGGGTTCCTCGGCTTGAACGGCGCCGGCAAGACCACACTGATTCGTATTTTGCTGGGGCTGCTTCAACCCGATGCGGGTCGGTGCCTGATGGCGGGAATCGATCCCCTGACCCAACCCATCGAAGCGCGTCGGCGCATCGGTTACATGGCGGAAAACCAGGTGATGTATGGTTGGATGCGGGTTAACGAGTTGATCGAATGGGTCGCGCTCTTTTACCCGGCTTGGGATGCAACTCTCGCAGAAGACCTGCTCCAGCGAATGCGCCTCGATCCGAGCCAGAAAGTTGGCGCGCTTTCCAAGGGCCAAACCAGCCGCCTGGCCCTCCTGCTAGCTCTGTCGCACCGCCCGAAACTGGTCATCCTCGATGACCCGACATTGGGTTTGGATCCCATCGCCCGACGCGACCTGCTGCGTGACATGATCGGGCATCTTCAAGATCAAGGCATCACCGTCTTCTTCTCCTCACATCTCCTCTACGAAATCGAGCCCATTTGCGACCGCGTCGCGATTCTGCACGAAGGACGTATTCTCAGGTGCGCGCCAGTGGATGAACTGCGAGAGAACATCAAACGCCTTGTCTTCCAATCCTCTCAATACATTGATACGTCAAAACTCCCGGGCTTGCTCGACATACAATCCTACGACGGCCAGTTAGCGGTCACGGTTGAAGACGTTGATGCGACACGTCGCGCGCTGGGCCCAATCCATCCGCTGCGCGAAGTAGATCTGAACCTCGACGAAATCTTCGAAGCGTACGTCACTGGACGAAGAGAGGCACCCCATGCCGGCTAA
- a CDS encoding GntR family transcriptional regulator has product MFIRLESTSAVPIYRQIVDQIGYQIANGTLRAGDRLPSVRELARRLPVNQNTVLKAYVLLEEDGLINRKQGDGTFVADAPPAAKKADRHKQVSGILGQAAAQAVHFEISRPELHQLLDEEIEKLTNGGRSP; this is encoded by the coding sequence ATGTTTATCCGCTTGGAAAGCACTTCAGCTGTTCCAATCTATCGGCAGATTGTCGATCAGATTGGCTACCAGATTGCCAACGGCACGCTGCGAGCAGGTGATCGCCTGCCGAGCGTGCGCGAGTTGGCCAGACGGCTGCCCGTCAATCAGAACACCGTTCTCAAAGCCTACGTCCTGCTCGAAGAGGACGGCTTGATTAATCGAAAACAAGGCGATGGGACCTTCGTCGCCGACGCGCCACCAGCGGCAAAAAAAGCGGATCGACACAAGCAGGTTTCCGGGATTCTCGGCCAGGCGGCCGCGCAGGCGGTTCACTTTGAAATCTCGCGTCCCGAATTGCACCAACTCTTGGATGAAGAAATTGAGAAACTCACGAACGGAGGCCGGTCGCCATGA